A genomic stretch from Treponema primitia ZAS-1 includes:
- a CDS encoding carbohydrate ABC transporter permease, producing the protein MMKKKNRYLWIDIIAVVASIIIFIVPFYFIFLNSIKDRREAGLMNLTLPTTIHFENYLEVLSTQKFMLIRAFCNSVLITAGSIVLLILVCSLGGYVLQRITGKLTGAVNFVILVGLMLPPAILPTIWVMNGLGIYRTLFGIILVEVALNIPFTTMLFRGYAASIPREIEEAAYVDGCGPWRMFVQIIFPLFIPVTATVTVLSSVNIFNDFVNPLYFLPGGKNPTVQLTLYNFMGRYDSAWHLLFANVVLITIPPLILFIFFNRKIVSGITAGAVKG; encoded by the coding sequence ATGATGAAGAAAAAAAACCGTTATTTATGGATAGATATAATCGCCGTTGTTGCAAGTATAATCATCTTTATCGTCCCCTTTTATTTTATTTTTCTGAATTCCATAAAAGATCGCCGGGAAGCGGGTTTAATGAACCTGACCTTACCCACTACAATTCATTTTGAAAACTATCTTGAGGTTCTTTCTACCCAGAAATTTATGCTGATCCGGGCTTTTTGCAACAGCGTCCTTATCACCGCAGGTTCCATTGTTCTGCTGATCCTGGTTTGCTCTCTGGGGGGGTATGTACTGCAGCGGATTACCGGGAAGCTGACCGGCGCCGTCAATTTTGTCATCCTTGTGGGACTTATGCTGCCCCCTGCCATACTGCCGACCATATGGGTAATGAATGGTCTCGGTATATACCGTACTCTTTTTGGAATAATCCTGGTGGAAGTGGCGTTAAATATTCCCTTTACCACCATGCTTTTCCGGGGCTATGCCGCTTCCATACCCCGGGAGATTGAGGAAGCCGCCTATGTGGACGGCTGTGGTCCCTGGCGGATGTTTGTGCAGATCATTTTTCCCCTGTTCATCCCGGTTACTGCCACGGTTACTGTGCTGTCCTCGGTAAATATTTTCAATGACTTTGTGAATCCTCTCTACTTTTTGCCGGGAGGCAAAAACCCTACGGTCCAGCTTACGCTCTATAATTTTATGGGTCGCTACGATTCCGCCTGGCATTTGCTTTTTGCAAATGTGGTGTTAATCACCATCCCGCCATTAATACTATTTATCTTCTTCAACAGAAAAATCGTATCCGGTATTACCGCCGGCGCGGTGAAGGGGTAA
- a CDS encoding RpiB/LacA/LacB family sugar-phosphate isomerase, giving the protein MKTVKDKQILVGADFAGFPLKEAVVKHLKAKGWTVTDIGVRSVDEANPEMFHRIGLKVGAKISEGEFERALIFCGTGMGIHIGASKCPRVHCGVVESVPAARRAITGNRVNVLSMGAFYVAPQMGMDIADAFLENNFGDGYEDWEGFYDFHKIAIDELDAFDYEEFKKNGFEVKKIGDVKMGKPKYGVLA; this is encoded by the coding sequence ATGAAGACAGTCAAGGATAAACAAATTCTGGTTGGCGCGGACTTTGCGGGATTTCCCCTTAAAGAAGCGGTGGTAAAGCACTTAAAAGCCAAGGGATGGACCGTAACCGATATCGGCGTACGTTCTGTGGACGAGGCGAATCCGGAGATGTTCCACCGCATCGGCCTTAAGGTTGGCGCAAAAATCTCCGAAGGCGAATTTGAACGGGCGCTTATCTTCTGCGGTACCGGTATGGGAATCCATATCGGGGCAAGCAAATGTCCCCGGGTACACTGCGGAGTAGTGGAGAGTGTGCCGGCGGCGCGCAGGGCCATAACCGGAAACCGCGTCAATGTTCTTTCCATGGGAGCTTTTTATGTAGCCCCCCAGATGGGGATGGATATAGCCGATGCATTTCTGGAAAATAATTTTGGTGACGGATATGAGGACTGGGAAGGTTTTTACGATTTCCACAAAATCGCTATTGATGAATTGGACGCCTTCGATTACGAAGAATTTAAGAAGAACGGCTTTGAGGTGAAAAAGATCGGTGATGTCAAAATGGGAAAGCCGAAATATGGGGTACTCGCCTAG
- a CDS encoding alpha-L-rhamnosidase, translating into MLKVVDIRCEYRVNPVGVFTEKPRFSWKIETDKNKLEQTAYAIEVAQDKDFSVFLWQSGKVNSRQSLLITYEGKALASSTKYYWRVKIWDNQGEESSWGDTAFFISALFSNTEWKGYFISGEDADSRASSAGTLVRKEFTLSKDIKSALLYAGAKGVYEAYLNGAKVGDYVLTPGFTEYQHRLLFQTYDITDRVTKGANALGFLVGPGWYKGDLAGWLNYRGIYGNRTAVIAQIRVEYSDGTVELIASDDTWKRSNAPVTYSELYHGEHYDARLEQPGWDKPGFADGSWKPVYVESKDLGALKPQDGVPVKEQEYFKPREIITTPQGDRVIDFGQNISGWVRFKVSGKAGDKVRIRHAEVLDAAGNFYTENLRTAKQTNEYILKGSGVETYAPHLTFQGFRYVAVDEYPGEIKKENFEAVAIYSDIRSAGIFSCSHPKINQFISNVRWSMKDNFVDIPTDCPQRDERLGWTGDAQIFVRAASYLMETAPFFRKWLRDLAASQYPDGQVPHVVPDVLNGISQGDARITQDAGACAWGDVAVVAPWTIYTYFGDKELLAEQYPSMKKWVEYIHGVSEKGVLWNTGFQFGDWVALDAKEGSYFGATPNDLSATAYYAYSTSLLAKCAAILGKDDDAKKYTKLREDIGEAYKNEFFSPRGRLVAPTQTAHILSLVFDLTPAEYKNRTIAALAALLAENDNHLTTGFLGTAYILRALQENGRIDLAYDLLLKEDYPSWLYQINKGATTIWEHWDGLKPDGTMWSPDMNSFNHYAYGAVCDWIFSVMGGIDTDRDKIGFAHSIIHPCPGGGINWAETQYESGYGLLAARWEINGGNITIKVTIPPNTTASVTLPKAGPGTINGTSFVKADGGASAVLGSGTYSFTYPFGG; encoded by the coding sequence ATGCTTAAAGTTGTGGATATTCGCTGTGAATACCGTGTCAATCCAGTAGGTGTTTTTACGGAAAAACCCCGATTCAGTTGGAAAATAGAGACGGATAAAAATAAGCTGGAACAAACTGCCTATGCTATTGAGGTGGCCCAGGATAAGGATTTTTCTGTTTTCCTCTGGCAGAGCGGAAAGGTAAATTCCCGCCAATCCCTGCTGATTACCTATGAAGGTAAGGCCCTGGCATCATCAACAAAGTATTACTGGCGGGTTAAAATTTGGGACAACCAGGGTGAAGAAAGCTCCTGGGGGGACACCGCCTTTTTTATAAGCGCCCTGTTTTCTAATACAGAATGGAAGGGTTATTTTATCAGCGGTGAGGATGCCGATTCCAGAGCGTCCTCTGCGGGAACCCTGGTGAGGAAGGAATTTACCCTGTCTAAGGATATCAAGTCCGCACTCCTCTATGCCGGCGCCAAGGGGGTGTACGAAGCCTATCTTAACGGCGCCAAGGTCGGGGACTATGTACTTACCCCGGGATTTACCGAGTATCAGCATCGCTTGTTGTTTCAGACCTATGATATCACCGATCGGGTGACCAAAGGCGCTAATGCCCTGGGTTTTCTGGTAGGCCCCGGCTGGTATAAGGGGGATCTTGCAGGCTGGTTGAACTACCGGGGGATCTACGGGAACAGAACTGCGGTGATCGCCCAGATCCGGGTAGAATACAGTGATGGGACGGTGGAGCTTATCGCCAGTGATGATACCTGGAAGAGATCCAATGCCCCGGTTACGTATTCTGAACTATACCATGGGGAACACTACGATGCCCGGCTGGAACAGCCTGGTTGGGACAAACCCGGTTTTGCCGATGGTTCCTGGAAGCCGGTTTATGTGGAGAGCAAGGATCTGGGGGCCCTCAAGCCCCAGGATGGAGTTCCGGTAAAGGAACAGGAATATTTTAAACCCCGGGAGATTATTACAACTCCCCAAGGCGATAGGGTAATAGATTTTGGGCAGAATATTTCCGGATGGGTGCGCTTTAAGGTTTCGGGAAAAGCGGGTGATAAGGTCCGGATCCGTCATGCGGAGGTTCTGGATGCGGCAGGAAATTTTTACACCGAAAATCTCCGGACGGCAAAACAGACCAATGAGTATATTCTCAAAGGCAGCGGCGTCGAAACCTATGCGCCCCATCTTACTTTCCAGGGATTTAGGTATGTGGCTGTTGATGAATATCCCGGCGAAATAAAAAAGGAGAATTTTGAAGCGGTGGCTATCTATTCTGATATACGTTCCGCCGGGATATTCTCTTGTTCCCATCCCAAGATAAACCAGTTTATCAGTAATGTGCGCTGGAGTATGAAAGATAATTTTGTGGATATTCCCACCGATTGCCCCCAGCGGGACGAGCGGCTTGGTTGGACCGGGGATGCCCAGATTTTTGTTCGTGCCGCCAGTTATCTGATGGAAACTGCCCCCTTCTTCAGAAAGTGGCTGCGGGATCTTGCGGCCAGCCAGTACCCGGATGGTCAGGTTCCCCATGTGGTGCCCGATGTTTTGAATGGCATCTCCCAGGGAGATGCCCGGATTACCCAGGATGCGGGGGCCTGCGCCTGGGGAGATGTGGCGGTGGTAGCGCCATGGACCATCTATACCTACTTTGGGGATAAGGAACTTTTGGCGGAGCAGTATCCCAGCATGAAAAAATGGGTTGAATATATCCATGGGGTGTCGGAGAAGGGTGTCCTTTGGAATACGGGATTCCAGTTCGGCGACTGGGTAGCCTTGGACGCTAAAGAGGGCAGTTACTTTGGCGCCACCCCCAATGATCTTTCCGCCACCGCCTATTACGCCTATTCTACTTCCCTCCTGGCAAAGTGCGCAGCAATACTGGGCAAAGATGATGACGCTAAAAAATATACAAAACTCCGGGAGGATATAGGCGAGGCATACAAGAATGAATTCTTCAGCCCCCGGGGACGGCTGGTGGCGCCGACGCAGACCGCTCACATTCTTTCTCTGGTTTTTGATCTTACCCCTGCGGAATATAAAAACCGCACCATAGCAGCACTCGCCGCTCTTTTGGCGGAAAACGACAATCACCTCACCACGGGTTTCTTGGGAACCGCATATATACTGCGGGCCCTCCAGGAAAACGGCCGTATTGATCTGGCCTATGATCTGCTGTTAAAAGAAGATTATCCCTCCTGGCTGTACCAGATAAATAAGGGAGCCACCACAATTTGGGAACATTGGGACGGGCTTAAACCGGATGGTACCATGTGGAGCCCCGACATGAATTCCTTTAATCACTATGCCTATGGAGCTGTCTGCGACTGGATTTTCAGTGTCATGGGCGGCATTGACACGGATCGAGACAAGATTGGTTTTGCCCACAGTATTATTCACCCCTGTCCGGGTGGGGGCATCAATTGGGCGGAAACGCAATACGAATCCGGCTATGGCTTATTGGCGGCGCGCTGGGAAATAAACGGCGGGAATATAACTATTAAAGTTACCATCCCTCCCAATACCACCGCTTCGGTAACCCTGCCGAAGGCCGGTCCGGGAACCATTAACGGTACGAGCTTTGTAAAAGCGGATGGAGGGGCATCCGCAGTTCTCGGTTCCGGAACCTATTCATTCACCTACCCATTCGGAGGGTGA
- a CDS encoding ABC transporter substrate-binding protein — MKLFKKMAFTVLILLISTGAVFAGGGSQGGGSGGGAGGKKQVLTFLYDKSSAFEGIQAVIDAFEVKYNVEVELEVRPAGTEGDNIIKTRLATGDMTDIFIYNTGSLLHALNPERNLVDLTGESYYGNLDNAFVTAASVNNRLYGIPSASAMIGGWLYSKKIYKELGLQVPRTWAELLANLEKCKAAGKTGLLASYKESWTAQLIILSDEYNVKALAPNFPADYTAGKAKYATTPVALRGFQKYAETRAYLNSDFMATTYNDAMDMLINGKGVHWPMLTNALSNMYALYGDKVDDIGVFGQPGDDPNNQGLTVWATDGLYIYKNSPNVELAKKFFEFYVSEEGIKAFLSVVKPNGPMHIKNVSLPANVYEGVRDMLPYFNSGKTAPALEFESPVKGPNLEQLCIEVGSGNLTPQAGAAAYDADVQKQAIQLGLSGW, encoded by the coding sequence ATGAAATTATTCAAAAAGATGGCATTTACGGTATTGATCCTGTTGATCTCCACGGGAGCTGTTTTCGCCGGCGGAGGAAGTCAAGGCGGCGGATCAGGAGGCGGGGCCGGCGGTAAAAAGCAGGTTCTGACTTTCCTGTACGACAAGTCCTCTGCCTTTGAGGGTATCCAGGCTGTTATTGATGCCTTTGAAGTTAAATACAACGTGGAGGTGGAATTGGAGGTCCGGCCTGCCGGAACCGAGGGTGATAATATCATCAAGACCCGGCTTGCCACCGGGGATATGACTGATATTTTTATTTACAATACCGGTTCCCTGCTCCATGCCCTTAACCCGGAGCGAAATCTCGTGGATTTGACCGGTGAATCCTATTATGGGAACTTAGACAATGCGTTCGTTACCGCTGCATCGGTAAATAACCGGCTCTATGGGATTCCCAGCGCCAGTGCAATGATCGGCGGATGGCTTTATAGTAAAAAGATATACAAGGAATTGGGGCTCCAGGTTCCCCGTACTTGGGCGGAACTTTTGGCCAATCTGGAAAAATGTAAGGCCGCAGGAAAGACGGGCCTCCTCGCTTCCTACAAGGAAAGCTGGACTGCCCAGCTCATCATCCTATCGGATGAATACAATGTAAAAGCCTTAGCCCCCAATTTTCCTGCCGACTATACTGCCGGCAAGGCGAAGTATGCCACAACCCCTGTAGCCCTGCGTGGATTCCAAAAATATGCAGAAACCCGGGCCTACTTGAACAGCGATTTTATGGCTACCACCTATAATGATGCCATGGATATGCTGATAAACGGGAAGGGTGTTCATTGGCCCATGCTGACCAATGCCCTGAGCAATATGTATGCCCTCTATGGCGACAAGGTTGATGATATCGGTGTATTCGGCCAGCCCGGGGATGATCCCAATAACCAGGGTTTGACTGTTTGGGCGACCGATGGACTCTATATTTATAAGAACAGTCCTAATGTAGAACTTGCAAAGAAGTTCTTTGAGTTCTATGTATCCGAAGAAGGGATTAAGGCGTTCCTGTCCGTGGTCAAGCCTAATGGGCCTATGCACATTAAAAATGTTTCCCTCCCGGCTAATGTTTATGAAGGGGTCAGGGATATGCTGCCCTATTTCAATAGCGGCAAGACCGCTCCTGCGCTGGAATTTGAATCTCCGGTGAAGGGGCCGAACCTGGAACAGCTCTGTATTGAGGTCGGTTCAGGTAATCTCACCCCGCAAGCCGGCGCAGCGGCTTACGATGCGGATGTGCAGAAACAGGCAATTCAGTTGGGCTTGTCCGGCTGGTAG
- a CDS encoding sensor histidine kinase, giving the protein MRFRTRLMLTYSLMVTVIIVFIAVIFETYNLKRLEEINRLDLDVLSKNMSHQLDEMVRPMRFITEFLLSDSKTLSAITVLARTKRMEPGAQIFIANAKSEIRTALATYCNTANFHRVTFFSEYGDILTSNANIYTIPDGNAKPTRMDWVDAAMGKAILRSPYPDPWDIRNPRDVFSITRLVMGNNIASYIEVQKPFSDLEAIYRLDTRGTIPAAAINSRGEIFFSQFDSETNRFLRELITKNPTLGGKPLDHIGRNIAASYYSSYTDIYTIVMQSREGAMKAVKDITGITILMALLLWGLSVFVIFILSTRVTVPIRRLISRMDKTNLDDTEELAFEHRDDELVQLYQSYNRLIKRLNQARHKEEQMSLLHLQAEFDALQAQVNPHFLYNVLNVISHQGVKSGNETICEICEGLASMFRYSAGTERRLVTIREELEYVEHYLYLLKTRYLDKLIYEIHIGEDVLDKKIPKIVVQQLVENAATHGFTDSPKVMRISIRGWIEDDFWYIEVRDNGSGFTADKKNRLVQKMAELRNRIQEGNLNMDIGGMGIPTIYARLLILFGTDAVLRFSNIPKGNDSPEGAVVIIGSHV; this is encoded by the coding sequence ATGCGGTTCAGAACCAGGTTAATGCTTACCTATTCCCTCATGGTTACCGTCATTATCGTTTTCATTGCCGTTATTTTTGAAACCTATAACCTTAAACGCCTGGAAGAAATTAATAGACTGGATCTGGATGTGCTCAGTAAAAATATGTCCCACCAATTGGATGAAATGGTCCGGCCCATGCGTTTTATCACCGAATTTCTACTTTCGGACAGCAAAACCCTTTCCGCTATCACCGTCCTTGCCCGGACTAAACGGATGGAACCGGGCGCCCAGATTTTTATCGCTAACGCAAAAAGCGAAATCCGCACTGCCCTTGCAACCTACTGCAATACCGCAAACTTTCACCGGGTTACCTTCTTCAGCGAATACGGGGATATCCTGACCAGCAATGCAAATATCTATACCATCCCTGATGGGAATGCCAAACCTACCCGTATGGACTGGGTGGACGCCGCCATGGGTAAGGCGATCCTGCGGTCCCCCTACCCTGATCCCTGGGATATCCGGAACCCCAGGGATGTCTTCAGCATTACCCGGCTGGTGATGGGGAATAATATTGCAAGCTATATCGAAGTACAAAAACCCTTTTCGGATCTGGAAGCTATTTACCGCCTGGACACCCGGGGGACCATCCCGGCGGCGGCGATCAACAGCCGGGGGGAAATCTTTTTTTCCCAGTTTGATTCCGAAACCAATCGCTTCCTGAGGGAACTGATTACCAAAAATCCCACCCTAGGGGGAAAGCCCCTGGATCATATCGGCAGAAATATCGCCGCCTCCTATTATTCATCGTATACGGATATCTATACCATCGTCATGCAGAGCAGAGAAGGCGCGATGAAAGCAGTTAAGGATATTACCGGCATTACCATCCTAATGGCTTTACTGCTCTGGGGGCTTTCGGTGTTCGTTATTTTCATCCTCTCCACCAGGGTTACGGTACCCATACGCCGGCTCATCTCCCGGATGGATAAGACCAATCTGGATGATACGGAAGAACTGGCCTTTGAACACCGGGATGATGAATTGGTACAACTCTACCAAAGCTATAACCGGCTTATAAAGCGGCTTAACCAGGCCAGGCATAAGGAGGAACAGATGAGCCTGCTCCATCTCCAGGCCGAATTCGACGCCCTCCAGGCCCAGGTAAATCCCCACTTTTTGTACAATGTACTGAATGTTATTTCCCACCAGGGGGTAAAGAGCGGCAATGAAACTATCTGCGAAATCTGTGAAGGGCTGGCATCCATGTTCCGTTATTCTGCGGGAACAGAACGGCGGCTGGTTACGATCCGGGAAGAATTGGAATATGTGGAGCATTACCTGTATCTGCTTAAAACCAGGTATCTGGATAAATTGATCTATGAGATTCACATCGGCGAAGATGTGCTGGATAAAAAGATACCCAAAATAGTTGTACAGCAACTGGTTGAAAATGCCGCAACCCACGGTTTTACGGATTCCCCCAAAGTCATGCGGATCAGCATACGGGGATGGATAGAAGATGATTTTTGGTATATAGAAGTAAGGGATAATGGCAGCGGCTTTACTGCGGATAAGAAAAACCGGCTGGTACAAAAAATGGCGGAACTGCGGAACCGGATTCAGGAAGGGAATCTCAATATGGACATAGGCGGCATGGGGATCCCCACCATATACGCCCGTCTCCTGATACTCTTCGGTACAGACGCAGTATTACGGTTTTCCAACATTCCCAAAGGGAATGACAGTCCTGAGGGGGCTGTGGTGATCATAGGCAGCCATGTATAA
- a CDS encoding response regulator transcription factor: MYKIILVEDEPAAAEHIRDILRIYCPQFELAAAGDNGKTGLELARQYHPDILLTDIRMPVMDGLELIRTLHEELPDIKTIILSGYQDFEYARTALRHGTVDYLLKPISPATLRASLDRVVPLIENEQRQNRLSLLRQLLGEDAPPPDKLNAYFPAPLYTAALMRINGLPSRFSPLIGGIMDRAGEDWFTLTGRDEMEYLHIATGELPNDHFTDVFKHQEIPGYTTTLIWGQPFPLTELPMVVRSLYKALDQGLIIGMTQLIVAHLTNQRLIPKSPPADWEFKDSLRLFLRENKPDRIKKLLEDLLNQYRREEQSQLALEQVVRSFLGDIKYELKSPVSPEEIELMINDAFAYATCYGDLSASLMDVLDKILPNQTIAKVDTPEFFTLIKKYLSAHLAESLSLQSLSGHFGISQTYISRLFRKYTGQSFINYLTIIRIEKAKEYMTDRELLIRDIAALVGYSDQFYFSRVFRTITGRSPSEWVGE, translated from the coding sequence ATGTATAAAATAATCCTTGTGGAAGATGAACCGGCGGCGGCGGAACATATCCGTGATATTCTGAGGATCTATTGTCCACAGTTTGAATTAGCTGCCGCTGGGGATAACGGGAAAACCGGTCTGGAACTGGCCCGTCAATACCATCCGGATATCCTGCTTACGGATATTAGGATGCCCGTAATGGACGGCCTTGAATTGATCCGTACCCTCCATGAAGAACTGCCGGATATCAAAACAATTATACTAAGCGGCTATCAAGATTTTGAATATGCCCGTACCGCCCTCCGGCACGGCACCGTAGACTACCTCCTTAAGCCTATTAGCCCCGCTACGCTTAGGGCGTCCCTGGACCGGGTTGTTCCGCTTATTGAAAACGAACAACGGCAGAATCGTTTAAGCCTGCTCAGACAACTCCTGGGTGAGGATGCGCCTCCCCCGGATAAACTCAATGCATACTTTCCCGCCCCGCTTTATACCGCCGCCCTGATGAGAATAAATGGACTGCCCAGTCGTTTTTCCCCCCTCATTGGGGGAATCATGGACAGGGCCGGGGAAGATTGGTTTACCCTCACCGGGCGTGACGAGATGGAATACCTCCATATTGCCACAGGAGAACTACCAAACGATCACTTTACTGATGTTTTTAAACACCAGGAGATCCCGGGGTATACGACAACCCTCATTTGGGGGCAGCCTTTTCCCCTGACGGAACTACCCATGGTGGTCCGCTCCCTGTATAAAGCTCTGGATCAGGGACTTATCATTGGAATGACCCAGCTTATCGTGGCCCACTTAACAAACCAACGCTTAATCCCAAAGTCCCCACCGGCAGACTGGGAATTTAAGGACTCCCTCAGGCTGTTTCTCCGGGAAAATAAACCGGACCGGATCAAAAAACTCCTGGAGGATCTCCTGAACCAGTACCGGCGGGAAGAACAGAGTCAATTAGCCCTGGAACAAGTAGTCCGATCCTTTCTGGGGGATATAAAGTATGAATTAAAAAGTCCTGTCTCCCCCGAAGAAATTGAATTGATGATAAACGACGCATTTGCCTACGCCACCTGTTACGGGGATCTTTCCGCAAGCCTCATGGATGTGCTGGACAAGATCCTGCCCAATCAGACAATAGCCAAGGTGGACACTCCGGAGTTTTTTACCCTTATCAAAAAATATCTTTCGGCCCATCTAGCGGAAAGCCTAAGCCTCCAATCTTTAAGCGGCCATTTCGGCATTTCCCAAACCTATATAAGCCGCCTGTTTCGCAAGTACACCGGACAGTCCTTTATCAACTATCTCACCATCATCAGGATTGAAAAAGCTAAGGAGTATATGACGGACCGGGAACTGCTGATACGGGATATAGCAGCCCTGGTGGGCTACAGTGATCAATTCTACTTCAGCCGGGTATTCAGAACCATCACCGGCCGCTCACCCTCCGAATGGGTAGGTGAATGA
- a CDS encoding carbohydrate ABC transporter permease, whose product MKSKIYNPWFLAPLVLVYAALFLIPMIISFFFSMTIWTLTEFRFVGLYNFKTFFSEYSLRIGVKNTLLYAALTCGFKAIFGLALAVLLTSPMKTKNLIRSILFFPNLVSTIAVGMIFSSMMHPSRGLFNSLLGALGIAGPDWLGNASLALFSVIAVDVWKGVGVATVIYVAGLMAIPETYYEAASIDGAGGFQRFRMITLPLVQSSINTVIVLAFIGGIRTFDLIWTMTKGGPGFATDTMASIIYKQYAYGFYGLSTAGNVIMFLLIAAIVFPLYRFLISLEVDV is encoded by the coding sequence TTGAAAAGTAAGATATACAATCCATGGTTTTTAGCGCCGCTGGTGCTTGTCTATGCGGCCCTTTTTCTTATTCCCATGATCATTTCCTTCTTTTTCAGCATGACCATATGGACCCTGACGGAATTCCGTTTTGTCGGGCTCTATAATTTTAAAACCTTTTTTTCGGAGTATTCCCTCAGAATCGGAGTCAAAAATACCCTCTTGTACGCCGCGTTAACCTGTGGTTTTAAGGCGATATTCGGTCTTGCTTTGGCGGTACTCCTGACATCGCCCATGAAGACCAAGAACCTTATCAGATCCATACTTTTTTTCCCAAACTTGGTAAGCACCATCGCGGTGGGAATGATTTTCAGCTCCATGATGCACCCTTCCAGGGGGCTCTTTAATTCTCTCCTGGGAGCTCTGGGTATTGCCGGTCCGGACTGGTTGGGAAACGCCTCCCTCGCCCTTTTTTCGGTAATTGCCGTGGATGTATGGAAGGGGGTCGGTGTTGCCACGGTGATCTATGTTGCCGGCCTTATGGCTATTCCGGAAACCTATTACGAGGCGGCATCCATTGACGGAGCCGGTGGATTTCAGCGTTTCCGTATGATCACCCTGCCCCTGGTACAGTCTTCCATCAATACGGTTATTGTTCTTGCGTTTATCGGCGGTATCCGGACCTTCGATTTGATTTGGACCATGACCAAGGGCGGTCCCGGCTTTGCCACCGATACCATGGCATCCATTATATATAAACAGTACGCCTACGGGTTCTACGGTCTTTCTACCGCGGGAAATGTCATTATGTTCCTACTTATCGCAGCAATTGTGTTTCCCCTGTACCGGTTCCTTATCAGCTTAGAGGTGGATGTATGA